A window of Ruania suaedae contains these coding sequences:
- the rimM gene encoding ribosome maturation factor RimM (Essential for efficient processing of 16S rRNA), which yields MADPVSTGNDSGTDAGTDPGPRLLRVATVGAPHGLRGEVRVIARTDDPDSRLGMGSELITDPVHHGPVRVAAFRRQQQHLHLRFEGIDDRTAAEGLRGVELYAEPGGVEDEAWYPFQLQGLRAVRPDGSELGVIAGIEHSPAHDLLVLAEPRGARTLVPFVAQIVPEVDVAGGRIVIDPPPGLLAGEEER from the coding sequence ATGGCTGACCCCGTGAGCACCGGCAATGATTCAGGCACCGACGCAGGCACCGATCCCGGCCCCCGCCTCCTGCGCGTGGCCACCGTGGGCGCGCCTCACGGTCTGCGCGGTGAGGTGCGCGTCATCGCCCGTACCGACGATCCCGACTCCCGCCTGGGCATGGGCAGCGAGCTGATCACCGATCCGGTCCATCACGGCCCCGTGCGGGTGGCGGCCTTCCGCCGGCAGCAGCAGCACCTCCACCTGAGGTTCGAGGGCATCGACGACAGGACTGCCGCCGAGGGCCTGCGCGGGGTCGAGCTGTACGCGGAGCCCGGCGGCGTCGAGGACGAGGCCTGGTACCCCTTCCAGCTCCAGGGATTGCGTGCGGTGCGCCCCGACGGCAGCGAGCTGGGCGTGATCGCCGGCATCGAGCACTCGCCGGCGCACGATCTGCTCGTCCTGGCCGAGCCACGAGGAGCCCGCACCCTCGTGCCGTTCGTCGCGCAGATCGTCCCCGAAGTGGACGTCGCCGGCGGCCGGATCGTCATCGACCCCCCGCCGGGGCTGCTCGCGGGTGAGGAGGAGCGATGA
- a CDS encoding ribonuclease HII, which translates to MSTRPPGRELERELLAQTPLVAGMDEVGRGALAGPVSVGVAVVDVTTGRIPSGLRDSKLLAVPVRERLVRPIRRWAVACAVGHASPEEIDRVGIIAALRLAGSRALVRLAADGVEPGAIILDGSHDWLTTPAHLPPPERATPPVRTQVKADLRCAAVAAASVLAKVERDAMLVAAHAEYPDYGWAANKGYSAPEHLRALGRVGACDWHRRSWSLPTGPRPVAAPLPLELPDLAGDHPPGAPDPAESA; encoded by the coding sequence GTGAGCACGCGGCCACCCGGGCGTGAGCTGGAGCGGGAACTGCTCGCGCAGACACCGCTGGTGGCGGGCATGGACGAGGTCGGCCGCGGGGCACTGGCCGGACCGGTCTCGGTCGGTGTCGCGGTCGTGGATGTCACCACCGGCCGCATCCCGTCCGGCCTGCGCGACTCCAAGCTGCTGGCCGTGCCGGTGCGCGAGCGACTGGTGAGACCGATCCGGCGCTGGGCCGTGGCCTGCGCGGTCGGGCACGCGAGCCCGGAGGAGATCGACCGCGTCGGGATCATCGCCGCACTCCGCCTGGCTGGGTCTCGAGCGCTGGTCCGGTTGGCCGCCGATGGCGTCGAGCCCGGTGCGATCATCCTGGACGGCTCCCACGACTGGCTCACCACGCCGGCCCACCTGCCGCCTCCCGAGCGCGCCACGCCGCCGGTGCGCACGCAGGTCAAGGCCGATCTGCGCTGCGCCGCCGTGGCTGCGGCGAGCGTGCTGGCGAAGGTCGAGAGAGACGCGATGCTCGTGGCCGCGCACGCCGAGTACCCGGACTACGGCTGGGCCGCGAACAAGGGCTACTCGGCGCCGGAGCATCTCCGGGCGCTGGGCCGGGTAGGTGCCTGCGACTGGCACCGGCGCAGCTGGTCGCTGCCCACCGGGCCTCGCCCTGTCGCCGCACCCCTGCCGCTGGAGCTGCCGGACCTCGCCGGCGACCACCCGCCGGGAGCGCCGGATCCGGCGGAGAGTGCATGA
- a CDS encoding GntR family transcriptional regulator: protein MFDGRDPIYLQIADQIRGDILAGRLRDGDQVMSTTQYAQTYRINPATAAKAFSELVEDGVLHKQRGVGMFVVDGARERMRKERREAFFADRLDPVLEEARHLGLTTHDLVRHLTDHSDRPTEGQPS from the coding sequence ATGTTCGACGGACGCGATCCGATCTACCTGCAGATCGCCGACCAGATCCGCGGCGACATCCTCGCCGGACGCCTTCGGGACGGAGACCAGGTGATGTCCACCACCCAGTACGCCCAGACCTATCGGATCAACCCGGCCACCGCGGCCAAGGCATTCTCCGAGCTCGTCGAGGACGGGGTGCTCCACAAGCAGCGAGGCGTCGGCATGTTCGTCGTCGACGGGGCCAGGGAGCGGATGCGCAAGGAGCGCCGGGAGGCGTTCTTCGCCGATCGCCTCGACCCCGTGCTGGAGGAGGCCCGGCACCTGGGCCTGACCACCCACGACCTCGTCCGCCACCTCACCGACCACAGCGATCGTCCGACCGAAGGGCAGCCATCATGA
- a CDS encoding ABC transporter permease, with protein MSISAPATNRRPIPRGFGHLLGTEARLFARDRGSVFFTLAFPALVMLGVGLAIPGMNTPIAEPGPLQGYRTIVVLVPAVLATAMATPALTAVPVFLANYREQGILTRLSTTPMPAAGVLVVHLIIGVSAFVVAAVLALTLAAVVFGLPMPLSTVVTALGVVLGAVATFAVGLVLAARVGKGSTAQGLGMLLYFPMLFFAGLWTPGPIMPDGVAAVAAWTPLGAASQAIEAGWFTTDTPWQQLAVLAAYAAAATVLAARLFRWR; from the coding sequence ATGAGCATCTCGGCACCGGCCACGAACCGTCGTCCGATCCCGCGCGGGTTCGGGCACCTGCTGGGTACCGAGGCCCGGCTGTTCGCCCGCGACCGCGGCTCGGTCTTCTTCACCCTCGCCTTCCCCGCGCTGGTGATGCTCGGGGTCGGACTCGCGATCCCCGGGATGAACACCCCGATCGCCGAGCCCGGCCCGCTGCAGGGCTACCGGACGATCGTCGTCCTGGTGCCGGCTGTCCTGGCCACCGCGATGGCGACCCCGGCGCTCACAGCGGTGCCCGTCTTCCTCGCGAACTACCGGGAGCAGGGTATCCTCACCCGGCTCTCCACCACGCCGATGCCGGCGGCGGGGGTGCTGGTGGTGCATCTGATCATCGGCGTGAGCGCGTTCGTCGTCGCGGCGGTGCTCGCCCTGACCCTGGCGGCGGTGGTCTTCGGCCTCCCGATGCCGCTGTCGACCGTGGTGACGGCGCTCGGTGTGGTGCTCGGCGCCGTGGCGACCTTCGCCGTCGGGCTCGTGCTGGCCGCACGGGTGGGCAAGGGCAGCACCGCGCAGGGGCTGGGCATGCTGCTGTACTTCCCGATGCTGTTCTTCGCCGGCCTCTGGACACCCGGCCCGATCATGCCCGACGGCGTCGCTGCCGTGGCCGCGTGGACCCCGCTCGGTGCGGCGAGCCAGGCGATCGAGGCAGGCTGGTTCACCACCGACACCCCCTGGCAGCAGCTCGCCGTCCTGGCCGCGTACGCCGCCGCAGCGACGGTTCTGGCCGCCCGGCTCTTCCGCTGGCGCTGA
- a CDS encoding amidohydrolase family protein, producing MEETWRLTGPVLAGRDTGPSTARWWVHRGRITSTDPGPAQDLGGWVLPGLVDVHCHIGLGPDGPVDPTTAREQAASDLRAGTTLVRDAGSPADTRWLDDEPLAPRIIRAGRHLARPKRYLRHYARELDAVEELPEAMAEEAERGDGWVKLVGDWIDRAAGAEADLAPLWPAEQLRLGVAAAHAAGARVTVHTFATESVDDLLDAGVDCIEHGTGMTAAQIERAAAAGVPVVPTMLQVDNFAAIAVQGEAKYPRFAARMRAMHARRHQQVRTLHAAGVRLLLGTDAGGAIGHGRIAEEAAALVAAGIPAVDVIAAATWSAREFLGAPGLSEGAPADLVVYPTDPREDIGVLARPAAVVRAGRRIR from the coding sequence GTGGAGGAGACCTGGCGCCTGACCGGTCCGGTCCTCGCCGGCCGGGACACCGGGCCGTCGACGGCCCGATGGTGGGTGCACCGGGGCCGGATCACGTCCACCGACCCGGGGCCGGCTCAGGACCTGGGCGGGTGGGTCCTGCCCGGCCTGGTGGACGTGCACTGCCACATCGGCCTCGGCCCGGACGGCCCCGTCGACCCCACGACCGCCCGGGAGCAGGCGGCGAGTGATCTGCGGGCCGGCACGACCCTGGTCCGCGACGCCGGCTCCCCGGCCGACACCCGCTGGCTCGACGACGAGCCGCTCGCCCCCAGGATCATCCGTGCCGGCCGGCACCTCGCCCGGCCCAAGCGCTACCTGCGCCACTACGCCAGGGAGCTGGACGCCGTCGAGGAGCTCCCGGAGGCCATGGCCGAGGAGGCGGAGCGTGGCGACGGCTGGGTGAAGCTGGTGGGGGACTGGATCGACCGGGCCGCCGGTGCCGAGGCCGATCTCGCGCCGCTCTGGCCGGCCGAGCAGCTGCGCCTGGGCGTCGCGGCGGCCCACGCCGCCGGCGCGCGGGTGACGGTGCACACCTTCGCCACCGAGTCCGTGGACGACCTCCTCGACGCCGGCGTCGACTGCATCGAGCACGGCACCGGGATGACCGCCGCGCAGATCGAGCGGGCCGCGGCAGCCGGGGTCCCGGTGGTCCCGACCATGCTCCAGGTGGACAACTTCGCGGCCATCGCGGTGCAGGGGGAGGCGAAGTATCCGCGCTTCGCCGCCCGGATGCGAGCGATGCACGCCCGCCGCCACCAGCAGGTCCGTACCCTCCACGCGGCTGGGGTGCGGCTGCTGCTCGGCACCGACGCCGGCGGCGCGATCGGGCACGGCCGGATCGCGGAGGAGGCTGCCGCACTCGTGGCGGCTGGTATTCCCGCCGTCGACGTGATCGCCGCCGCCACCTGGTCGGCTCGGGAGTTCCTCGGCGCACCGGGACTCAGCGAGGGCGCACCGGCCGACCTCGTGGTCTACCCCACCGATCCGCGGGAGGACATCGGCGTGCTCGCGCGGCCCGCCGCGGTGGTGCGCGCCGGGCGGCGTATCCGCTGA
- a CDS encoding YraN family protein translates to MVAMATKDEIGRAGEQLAAQWLAREGMEVLDRNWRCRFGEIDLVARDGEDLVVVEVKTRRTLTFGHPAEAVTTAKLTRLRRLAAHWVADHEVHAAGLRVDVLAIWCPAGAPVRVQHLRGVG, encoded by the coding sequence GTGGTCGCGATGGCGACGAAGGACGAGATCGGACGCGCGGGTGAACAGCTGGCTGCGCAGTGGCTGGCACGCGAAGGTATGGAGGTGCTCGACCGCAACTGGCGCTGCCGGTTCGGTGAGATCGATCTGGTGGCCAGGGACGGCGAGGATCTCGTCGTCGTCGAGGTCAAGACCCGCCGCACCCTGACGTTCGGCCATCCGGCCGAAGCCGTCACGACGGCGAAACTGACGCGCCTGCGCCGCCTCGCCGCGCACTGGGTGGCCGATCACGAGGTCCACGCGGCCGGGCTGCGCGTCGACGTCCTGGCGATCTGGTGCCCGGCGGGCGCGCCCGTGCGGGTCCAGCACCTGCGCGGTGTGGGCTGA
- a CDS encoding GNAT family N-acetyltransferase, with protein sequence MAAQTFPLACPAHLAAADADAFVADHLDAATFRRHVRARDRDVLVVEVAGAIVGYSMLVYGRPAAEDVLAAVSEQAGAELSKCYVLPEHHGTPAAVELMSATLQAAGRRGVGAVWLGVNQGNERAQRFYRKHGFARAGVRQFLVGASRESDYVMERTLTGAAG encoded by the coding sequence GTGGCCGCGCAGACCTTCCCGCTCGCGTGCCCGGCTCACCTGGCCGCCGCCGACGCCGACGCCTTCGTCGCCGATCACCTCGACGCCGCCACCTTCCGCCGCCACGTGCGCGCGCGGGACCGGGACGTGCTCGTGGTCGAGGTCGCCGGCGCGATCGTCGGCTACTCGATGCTCGTGTACGGGCGCCCGGCCGCCGAGGATGTCCTCGCCGCGGTCTCCGAGCAGGCCGGCGCCGAACTGAGCAAGTGCTACGTCCTGCCCGAGCACCACGGCACGCCCGCGGCGGTCGAGCTCATGAGCGCAACGCTGCAGGCGGCCGGGCGGCGCGGTGTCGGCGCGGTGTGGCTCGGCGTGAACCAGGGCAACGAGCGCGCGCAGCGGTTCTACCGCAAGCACGGCTTCGCGCGGGCCGGAGTACGTCAGTTCCTCGTCGGGGCCAGCCGGGAGTCGGACTACGTGATGGAGCGCACGTTGACCGGTGCTGCGGGCTGA
- a CDS encoding ATP-binding cassette domain-containing protein, whose product MTGFSVSVRNLSMRYGRTHALTGATFDLEAGGIYGLLGRNGSGKTTLLSALASLRPPASGEVLIEGEDPFENERVMAGVCLVREAGDVSPDIKVRANLDYFARTWPTWDADYAQSLVDLFDLDRGKAPRQLSRGQQSALGAVVGLASRAPLTMFDEVHLGMDAPTRYAFYDTLLADVIEHPRTIVISSHLISEVEKLFGGVVILDRGTVLLAEDAERVRARGVTITGDREAVDAVTTSLTVLATRELGRVREATVYGDLDADTLNAARAADLTVGGVGLQDLFVHLTRKESS is encoded by the coding sequence ATGACCGGCTTCTCCGTCTCCGTCCGCAACCTGAGCATGCGGTACGGACGCACCCATGCCCTCACCGGCGCCACCTTCGATCTCGAGGCCGGCGGCATCTACGGCCTGCTGGGGCGCAACGGCTCGGGCAAGACCACGCTGCTGTCCGCCCTCGCCTCGCTCCGGCCCCCCGCCTCCGGCGAGGTCCTGATCGAGGGGGAGGACCCGTTCGAGAACGAGCGCGTGATGGCCGGCGTCTGCCTCGTCCGCGAGGCGGGCGACGTCAGCCCCGACATCAAGGTCCGCGCCAACCTCGACTACTTCGCCCGCACCTGGCCCACCTGGGATGCCGACTACGCCCAGAGCCTGGTCGACCTGTTCGATCTGGATCGCGGGAAGGCGCCACGACAGCTCTCCCGCGGGCAGCAGTCCGCCCTGGGGGCGGTGGTCGGACTCGCCAGCCGGGCACCGCTGACGATGTTCGACGAGGTCCATCTCGGGATGGACGCGCCCACGCGGTACGCGTTCTACGACACCCTCCTGGCCGACGTCATCGAGCACCCGCGCACGATCGTCATCTCCAGCCACCTGATCAGCGAGGTGGAGAAGCTCTTCGGTGGCGTCGTGATCCTGGACCGGGGCACGGTGCTGCTCGCCGAGGATGCCGAGCGGGTGCGCGCCCGCGGGGTCACCATCACCGGCGATCGGGAGGCGGTCGACGCCGTCACCACCTCGCTGACCGTCCTGGCCACCCGCGAGCTGGGTCGCGTGCGCGAGGCCACCGTCTACGGCGATCTCGACGCCGACACCCTGAACGCTGCCCGGGCGGCCGACCTGACCGTCGGCGGCGTGGGCCTGCAGGACCTCTTCGTCCACCTCACCCGGAAGGAATCCTCGTGA
- the rpsP gene encoding 30S ribosomal protein S16, which translates to MAVKIRLKRLGKIRAPYYRVVVADSRKKRDGRVIEEIGKYHPTEHPSLIDIDGERAQYWLGVGAQPTEQVLALLKVTGDWQTAKGLPGGEGTLQTKAASAEDTAEAVKAAEADAELRKAKAAEAKAAATKAAEAEKAAESEPSEQAEQSDAAPSEAPAEDAPADTDTDKADA; encoded by the coding sequence GTGGCCGTCAAGATCCGACTCAAGCGCCTCGGCAAGATCCGGGCGCCGTACTACCGTGTTGTCGTGGCCGATTCGCGCAAGAAGCGCGACGGACGCGTCATCGAGGAGATCGGCAAGTACCACCCGACCGAGCACCCCTCGCTCATCGACATCGACGGCGAGCGCGCCCAGTACTGGCTCGGAGTCGGCGCCCAGCCGACCGAGCAGGTCCTCGCGCTGCTCAAGGTGACCGGCGACTGGCAGACCGCCAAGGGCCTGCCGGGCGGCGAAGGCACCCTGCAGACGAAGGCGGCCTCGGCCGAGGACACCGCCGAGGCTGTCAAGGCCGCCGAGGCGGACGCCGAGCTGCGCAAGGCCAAGGCCGCCGAGGCCAAGGCTGCTGCGACCAAGGCTGCCGAGGCCGAGAAGGCTGCGGAGTCCGAGCCGTCCGAGCAGGCAGAGCAGTCCGACGCAGCGCCGTCGGAGGCTCCCGCCGAGGACGCGCCGGCCGACACCGACACCGACAAGGCTGACGCCTGA
- a CDS encoding YifB family Mg chelatase-like AAA ATPase, protein MAIGITTSVALVGLTGHLVEVESMLTPGLPHVQVIGLPDTSVAESRERVRAAVVASALTWPMSRLVISLRPASLPKTGSVHDLAVAVAALVSAGQIPAGRVRERVHLGELGLDGRVHPVSGILPAVAAAVAHGRPEVVVPAANADEARLVPGARVSAVAHLAELATVYGAAGAVVPAGLPAPPVAIAAPRAHPPDLADVIGQAEARHALEVAAAGGHHLLMVGPPGAGKTMLAARLPGLLPDLTEAEAVEVTSVHSVCGTFDPAQGLMRRPPFEDPHHTATQAALVGGGSGIPHPGAASRAHRGVLFLDEAPEFSQRVLESLRQPLEQGRLVISRARGAGRFPARFQLVLAANPCPCGRAVGRAEQCTCSPIAQRRYASRLSGPLLDRIDIQVEVAAVTRADLLSAEAGESSAVVAARVRDARRRQAARWCAQGWSTNAEVPGRVLRERTRAADRRALVTVERALDRGALTLRGLDRIVRVGWTLADLAGRDHPGPDDIGRALSLRMRGRHA, encoded by the coding sequence ATGGCGATCGGGATCACCACCTCGGTCGCGCTCGTCGGGCTGACGGGACACCTGGTCGAGGTGGAATCGATGCTCACCCCCGGGCTGCCGCACGTGCAGGTGATCGGCCTGCCGGACACGTCGGTGGCCGAGTCGCGCGAACGTGTCCGCGCCGCGGTGGTCGCCAGCGCCCTGACGTGGCCCATGAGCCGGCTGGTGATCAGCCTGCGGCCGGCCTCGCTGCCCAAGACCGGCTCCGTGCACGATCTGGCCGTGGCGGTCGCCGCGCTGGTCTCCGCGGGCCAGATCCCGGCGGGGCGGGTGCGTGAGCGTGTGCACCTGGGCGAACTCGGTCTGGACGGCCGTGTCCATCCCGTCTCGGGGATCCTGCCTGCGGTGGCGGCGGCGGTCGCCCACGGCCGGCCCGAGGTGGTGGTCCCGGCCGCGAACGCGGACGAGGCGCGCCTGGTGCCGGGTGCCCGGGTGAGTGCGGTGGCTCATCTCGCCGAGCTCGCGACGGTCTACGGGGCCGCCGGCGCGGTCGTGCCCGCCGGACTCCCCGCGCCACCGGTCGCCATCGCGGCGCCGCGTGCGCACCCACCGGACCTGGCCGATGTGATCGGTCAGGCGGAGGCCCGGCACGCGCTGGAGGTCGCCGCCGCGGGTGGGCACCACCTGCTGATGGTCGGGCCACCAGGAGCGGGGAAGACCATGCTCGCCGCACGCCTACCCGGGTTGCTGCCCGACCTCACCGAGGCCGAGGCGGTCGAGGTGACCTCGGTGCACTCGGTCTGCGGCACCTTCGATCCGGCCCAGGGGCTGATGCGGCGCCCGCCCTTCGAGGACCCGCACCACACCGCGACCCAGGCCGCCCTCGTCGGGGGTGGTAGCGGCATCCCGCACCCCGGCGCTGCCTCCCGGGCCCATCGCGGCGTCCTCTTCCTCGACGAGGCGCCGGAGTTCAGCCAGCGTGTGCTGGAGAGCCTGCGGCAACCGCTCGAGCAGGGCCGCCTGGTCATCTCCCGGGCCCGCGGTGCGGGACGGTTCCCGGCTCGCTTCCAGCTCGTGCTGGCCGCCAACCCGTGCCCGTGCGGCCGCGCGGTCGGCCGGGCCGAGCAGTGCACCTGCAGCCCGATCGCCCAGCGACGGTACGCCTCGCGACTGTCCGGTCCGCTGCTGGACCGGATCGACATCCAGGTCGAGGTCGCCGCCGTCACCCGCGCCGATCTGCTGTCCGCCGAGGCGGGGGAGAGCAGTGCCGTCGTCGCAGCCCGAGTCCGGGACGCGCGCCGGCGGCAGGCGGCCCGGTGGTGCGCTCAGGGCTGGTCGACCAACGCTGAGGTGCCCGGGCGGGTGCTGCGGGAGCGGACCAGGGCGGCGGATCGCCGCGCGCTGGTGACGGTCGAGCGAGCCCTCGACCGAGGTGCGCTCACGCTGCGTGGCCTGGACCGCATCGTCCGCGTGGGGTGGACGCTGGCCGATCTCGCCGGCCGCGACCACCCGGGGCCCGACGACATCGGCAGGGCGCTGTCGTTGCGGATGCGAGGTCGCCATGCCTGA
- the rplS gene encoding 50S ribosomal protein L19: MNTLDAVDAASLRSDIPQFRAGDTLKVHVKVVEGNRSRIQVFQGVVIGRSGAGVRETFTIRKVSFGVGVERTFPLHSPTIDHIEVASRGVVRRAKLYYLRDRHGKAARIRERRETPSS, from the coding sequence ATGAACACCCTGGACGCCGTCGACGCCGCATCGCTGCGCAGCGACATCCCCCAGTTCCGCGCCGGTGACACCCTCAAGGTGCACGTCAAGGTCGTGGAGGGCAACCGCTCCCGTATCCAGGTCTTCCAGGGCGTGGTGATCGGCCGTTCCGGAGCCGGTGTGCGCGAGACCTTCACCATCCGGAAGGTCTCCTTCGGCGTCGGCGTGGAGCGCACGTTCCCGCTGCACTCCCCGACGATCGACCACATCGAGGTCGCCAGCCGCGGCGTGGTGCGCCGCGCCAAGCTGTACTACCTGCGTGACCGCCACGGCAAGGCCGCCCGGATCCGCGAGCGTCGCGAGACCCCCTCCTCCTGA
- a CDS encoding ABC transporter ATP-binding protein: MDENIIEIAGLHKSYGTTRAVADVSLTVRRGEIFGILGPNGAGKTTTVELLAGLRQADGGSIRVLGVDSQLHPEQVRERLGIQLQASRLPAKIRVAEALGLYASFYADPADPADLMARLGLTAKANTAFADLSGGQQQRLSIALALVGNPEVAVLDELTTGLDPQARRDTWALIEQVRERGVSIVLVTHFMDEAERLADRLAIIDEGRVVAQGSPAELVAAGEGERAFRMRLPADVAVPVLLEELTALPAVRTVAQVAEEIEVTGSRRALPAVVLHLAERDIVPDEIRTLTRTLEDVFVELTRVHPEGVRA; the protein is encoded by the coding sequence ATGGACGAGAACATCATCGAGATCGCGGGCCTGCACAAGAGCTACGGAACCACCCGCGCGGTGGCCGACGTCAGCCTGACGGTGCGCCGAGGCGAGATTTTCGGCATCCTCGGCCCCAACGGTGCGGGCAAGACCACCACGGTGGAGCTGCTCGCCGGCCTCCGGCAGGCCGACGGCGGATCCATCCGGGTCCTCGGCGTCGACAGTCAGCTGCACCCGGAGCAGGTCCGGGAGCGTCTTGGGATCCAGCTCCAGGCCTCTCGGTTGCCGGCGAAGATCCGCGTCGCCGAGGCGCTCGGGCTGTACGCGTCCTTCTACGCGGATCCGGCCGACCCGGCCGATCTGATGGCCCGGCTCGGGCTGACCGCCAAGGCGAACACCGCGTTCGCGGATCTCTCGGGCGGTCAGCAGCAACGTCTGTCCATCGCGCTTGCCCTCGTCGGCAATCCCGAGGTGGCGGTGCTGGACGAGCTCACCACCGGGCTGGACCCGCAGGCCCGGCGCGACACCTGGGCGCTGATCGAGCAGGTGCGCGAGCGCGGCGTGAGCATCGTGCTCGTCACGCACTTCATGGACGAGGCGGAGCGCCTGGCCGATCGGCTGGCCATCATCGACGAGGGCCGGGTGGTCGCCCAGGGAAGCCCAGCGGAGCTGGTGGCGGCCGGCGAGGGCGAACGCGCCTTCCGGATGCGGCTGCCCGCGGACGTCGCCGTGCCTGTGCTGCTCGAGGAGCTCACGGCCCTGCCTGCTGTCCGCACGGTGGCCCAGGTGGCCGAGGAGATCGAGGTGACCGGTAGCCGCCGGGCATTGCCCGCCGTCGTCCTCCACCTCGCCGAGCGCGACATCGTCCCGGACGAGATCCGGACCCTGACCCGCACGCTCGAGGACGTGTTCGTCGAGCTGACCCGGGTCCACCCCGAAGGAGTGCGCGCATGA
- a CDS encoding DUF2469 domain-containing protein: MSSEDLENYETDMELALYREYRDVVGLFSYVVETERRFYLANHVDLQVRSAGGEVFFELTLGDAWVWDVYRSARFVKSVRVVTFKDVNVEELAKQDLELPG; the protein is encoded by the coding sequence GTGAGCAGCGAAGACCTGGAGAACTACGAGACCGACATGGAGCTCGCGCTCTACCGCGAGTACCGGGACGTCGTCGGGCTCTTCTCCTATGTCGTGGAGACGGAGCGGCGCTTCTACCTGGCCAACCATGTCGATCTGCAGGTGCGCTCGGCAGGCGGGGAGGTGTTCTTCGAGCTCACACTCGGCGACGCCTGGGTCTGGGACGTGTATCGCTCCGCCCGGTTCGTGAAGTCCGTGCGCGTCGTGACGTTCAAGGACGTCAACGTGGAGGAGCTGGCGAAGCAGGACCTCGAGCTGCCCGGCTGA
- the lepB gene encoding signal peptidase I, giving the protein MASEHGSEDSRERDEGDEQAEASTPDSGEDSPSSQRERSRRRRHHPVVAFLRETVVVLVAALVLSVVIKTFLAQAFYIPSESMEHTLEIGDRLVVNKLTPGPFDLERGDVVVFLDPGGWLASAPPEDPHALEQVLTWVGVLPQHADEHVIKRVVGLPGDHVVCCSEEGQIVVNGQPIDEPYVADGAAPSDVEFDVVVPAGHLYVLGDNRPRSKDSRFNGGSVGGGFVPVRNVVGTAFVITWPLDRITWLTDPDETFADVPDPS; this is encoded by the coding sequence ATGGCGAGCGAGCACGGCTCCGAGGATTCGCGCGAGCGGGACGAGGGGGACGAGCAGGCGGAGGCGTCCACACCCGATTCCGGCGAGGACTCCCCGTCGTCGCAGCGCGAGCGGTCGCGCCGGCGCCGCCATCACCCGGTGGTGGCCTTCCTGCGGGAGACCGTCGTGGTGCTCGTCGCGGCGCTGGTGCTCTCCGTGGTCATCAAGACCTTCCTGGCGCAGGCGTTCTACATCCCGAGCGAGTCGATGGAGCACACCCTCGAGATCGGGGACCGGCTCGTCGTCAACAAGCTCACGCCCGGGCCGTTCGACCTCGAGCGCGGTGACGTGGTGGTCTTCCTCGATCCGGGCGGGTGGCTGGCCTCGGCGCCGCCGGAGGACCCGCACGCCCTCGAGCAGGTCCTGACCTGGGTCGGGGTCCTGCCCCAGCACGCCGACGAGCACGTCATCAAGCGGGTGGTCGGTCTGCCCGGTGATCACGTGGTCTGCTGCTCCGAGGAGGGGCAGATCGTCGTCAACGGCCAGCCGATCGACGAACCCTACGTGGCCGACGGCGCCGCCCCCAGCGATGTCGAGTTCGACGTGGTCGTACCCGCCGGCCACCTGTACGTGCTCGGCGACAACCGGCCCCGCTCGAAGGACTCCCGTTTCAACGGCGGGTCCGTCGGCGGCGGGTTCGTGCCGGTGCGTAACGTGGTGGGTACTGCCTTCGTCATCACCTGGCCCTTGGATCGCATCACATGGCTGACCGACCCCGACGAGACGTTCGCCGACGTACCCGACCCCTCGTGA
- a CDS encoding RNA-binding protein, which translates to MLADALEHLVRGIVDNPDDVRVTSKSLRRGELLEVRVNPGDLGRVIGRSGRTAGALRTVVGALSTDGPVRVDVVDVDRR; encoded by the coding sequence ATGCTCGCTGATGCGCTCGAACACCTCGTCCGCGGCATCGTGGACAATCCGGACGACGTCCGCGTCACCTCCAAGTCGCTCCGCCGCGGCGAGCTGCTCGAGGTGCGGGTCAATCCGGGCGACCTCGGTCGCGTGATCGGGCGCTCCGGCCGCACCGCCGGCGCCCTGCGGACCGTCGTCGGGGCTCTGTCCACCGACGGACCGGTCCGGGTGGACGTCGTGGACGTGGACCGCCGGTGA